ATGAGATTTGCCATCACAAAACTTACTAATAAatcactgtactgtactgttatACTGTTAGCAGTTCTGTATAAGGAGGACACATTTGGGTGCTTTGGCAAATTGCAAATGTTTCAATCATCTTTTACCAACGGTTCAAGGAATGGTGGCTTGTGAACAAGTTGTATTtctatatacagtaatccctcgtttatcgcggataattgattccaaaaaccacccgcgataagtgaaatccgcgaagtacggtcaccaaaaagaagtactgggcaggctaacgagttagcggaaagatgctaattcgcaatcgtgctaacacgcgaaaacagacttctaaaggaatgtaaacgaacatttggagcaatactacatcgtcctaaaggttagacacgtttcctcaatttagaagttgttttttttttttttacttgtttttttaatttgaaaaaaaattgtagtgaagccgcgataaacgaaacgcgaagtagcgagggatcgctGTAATGTGTTTGGACTTATAGCTCAAGATTCTCTCAGTACAAAATGCTGGCGAACCGTGTGCTGACCGACatggttttttttcctcattgaaGGGATCTCAACTTCAACAACCTGATTGTGTTTCCCGAAGCAATAGAAGACCTGCCCAAACTGAAAGAACTGTAAGTttatcgcttttttttttttggtactatCGCTCAGATTTGTGGTCGTCTTGATAACCTTACAGGTATTGTCAGATGTACCTCCAAATTCTGCCAAGTCCAATGTTTCATTCACTATATAGATGCTACCTTACTTATGAAAACGGAGACATACTAAAACACGTTAGgtagaatttcagaattttcccGTTACAGCGTTTCTCCGCAATCCACGGCAGGTAGCCGTGAAAtcatttttgtcaaatctgcGCCGCACCGTTCCCACGGCGTCAGTGTGGTTACGTGGATCCACTTATGCTCTAGCAGTTCTTTTTAAAGTTCCTTGGTGGCTTTTCGTGATACAATTAGTGAATCTATCAGAGCTAATTACCAGTGTAGTACAAGTGATGATAGTGGCAGTGCTAAGAACTGGCATGCTATCTCAAACAAAGGAAACAAAGGTTGCCATAATTGGGAAATTCGATTTGGTTGAAACAATCCCACCTTCCCGCAACACAAAAGACACCTCGCTGATGCCGACTTTGTCTTGGGAGCGATGTGAAGAAAAAGTGTCTGTGGTTGTGGGCAGAGATCAAAGCCGGTAATAGTGGACACCACTTTTTGCTCCCTTCTCAACACGTCGTCCATCATGAATTAGTCAATGGctacctttttctttttgtttgtcatAAAGACAAAAACGGTGGGTTGAAACTTTGATTCACTATTACGTCGAATACCACAAGCTGTTTTAATGTCCTCCTCACTGAGGGCAACAATTTTTGACTTGCCTTGTCTTATTTACCTGACAGtgcctttatacattttatGCATTCTACATCTCTCAACACGTCCAATGGCCTTTTTCTTACAGAGGGTTCCATAGCAACGATATTGCTTCCATACCTGAAAGAGCTTTTCATAACAACCCCCTGCTGAGAACCATGTAAGATCAAACACACGCACCCCGGTCCACCCCTTAAAAGACAAATCACACTATTTAGTTTTTGCATACACTGTCCAAAGGACGAAACCATTCATGTGAAAGAAACGGTTGTCCGTCATTGCAGACATTTCTATGACAACCCGCTGTCCTTTGTCGGTGCTTCAGCTTTCCAGAATTTGTCTGATCTCCACTCACTGTAAGTCACATATCTTCCTGACAAAGCTCAGTCTAATGTTGTTAATGTGTGTAAAGGTTTTGTATGCGATATTGTGTATATGCAGCATGCAATTGATTGTTTAAGTCTGATTTTCCTCGCTGTCCCATGCTTTGGTCTCAATATTTCTTACTACATTGTATATTTTCTCATGGTGTGTTTCCCAGGGTGCTGCGTGGGGCAGGCATGATGCATGACTTCCCAATCCTCACGTGGACAAACAACATCGAGAGCCTGTGAGGGAACCTGAATGAATAATCACTGTGTGCGTCTCAGCGGCTGATGAGTTTTTTGTATTCCCAGGACACTGTCAGGGACCAAGATATCTTCTGTCCCCGCTGATCTGTGTGACGATCTCAAGCTGTTAAGGACACTGTAAGAAACGTTCCCTTTCGGCTCCTTGTGTGTTGACTTGTCTATGTCGTCACGCCTTCGTTTCGGATGTTCCCACTGAGCTAATTAGTCGTTTATGTTCTCCTCTTTAGAGATTTGTCCTACAATGAGATTAAGGAGTTACCATCCTTTCAGGGTTGTGTCCAACTGCAGGAGATGTGAGTTTTGATACGTATAAGATGGCTGGGGCTTGGAAATATCcttaaaatgacaaatgtcTTCATATCTTGTTTGAACGCTGCAAGTCTGAATGACGTTTTGTTTTCAATCAACAGAAGCCTTCAGCAcaaccaaattgagcaaataggAAGGGAACATTTTCAAGGACTTACTGTTCTTCGTTTACTGTAAGTCACTTCAGTCTTTCTCTTGCTCTTTCCCTCTCTACACAGTTGGATGCATGAATTGTTGTATACCTTCATAGTTTTGGTTCATTGTTCTGGTTTTCCACAGAGACCTGAGTAGAAATAAAATCCAATTCATCCACGCTGATGCTTTTCTCACCCTTGCTGCTCTCACTAACCTGTAAGTATGAATGATTACTTGACTAGGGACGAATATCAGCATGAGCGCATGAGCACTGGAAATTGAATATTGCGCTCCAGTTCATGTCCGTGACCTCACTTTTGCACATTAAGAATAGTTCAGACCATCCTCAATTCAAAGTCAGCCGCCATATCCATGTATCCGGTAAATTCTTTTGTTTTAGGACAATAAGGTGCCATTTTGTAGCCCTGTTGTAATTGGGaaacaaaaaatgacaaaaagtttACTTAGTGATGATAAAATGGCATATCTTCATACAGATGTGCTGTTCATCCATGAGGTCGGTGGGTCGAGAATGAAAAATCAGCACCTCATGTGCTTATTTGAGAATCATGCCAACATTTGTATGTGCTTCTCAGGTCATAACACCCAGACTGCAATTCTGTTTTAGCGAGAATAATATTAAATGTGCAATCAATCCCTGCAGAGATCTGAGTATGAACTATCTGACTATGCTTCCGACGACTGGACTGAGCACTCTCAGTCAACTGAAACTCTCAGGGAATCcacagatgaaaaatgtgctgACTGTGAACCAGTTACCCAAACTCAGGTGAGGAAATGCTGAAGAATAAATGTGTCACTCAACTTGTGTGCAAACAAGTCTTTACCAAGTTGTATTTACCACAGTAGCTTAAAAGTAAGGCAATTCGAAAAACGTGTTGTTGTTTTCATAAAGTTGGTGAGAAATGGTTGTTCAAAAGGTCAAATATTATTTGCAAAGCAAATATTTCCCTGACCAAAAACCGTGTATGCTTGTAGATCCATTTCCGTCCCTTATGCCTACCAATGTTGCGCATTTGTCGGATGTGACTCGGTGACACGTTCTTGTGAGGAAAGTGACGTCAAGCGATCAGCAGGTGAGAATGCTGCAGTCAGTCACACCCTTCCCCTTCAGAATGTGTCGTGTAAACTGAAGATTTGCAATGCTATCTCGATGTAATCCACTCCACTTTACTTAATGATGTTGCTTTGAGCTCTAAATATGGCAAGTCTCCTCCCTAACATTTGTTACTTATCTTTCAGGCGAAGAGGCGGTAGAACGAATTTCAATGCTTATGCATTGCTCTCCCTCACCAGGCAAGccagtttccccccccccccccccccccccccgccaaacacacacccacccacccaagcCCACCTACCTTTGCCCTCAGTGTACCAGTGTTTAACTTGGTGTTTTGATTgccattttcttttctctttctgTGTTTAGGTGCCTTTAAGCCTTGTCAGCATCTTCTCGGCAACTGGATGATCCGCCTGACAGTCTGGTTCATCTGCCTGGTCTCGCTGTTTTTTAACAGTCTAGTACTGGTTGCCACCTTCTCTCCCACCCACTGCAACCTGGGACACTCCCACTGGTGGGCTCCATCCATCCCGCCAGCCAGACTGTTGATGGGGCTTCTCGCCTTGGCAAACCTGCTCACGAGCCTGTATGTGGGCGTGTTGACTGTGGTGGACGCTGCTACTTGGGGATCCTTCGCCGAGTTCGGCGTGTGGTGGGAAATGGGACCTGGCTGCCACTTTGCGGGCATTCTTGCAGTCTTCTCGTCAGAGTGGGCAGTTTTGTTGCTCTTACTGGCAGCAGTGGAGCGCAGCGTGGCCGTGCGGGATATTCTCAGCAAAGTGATGTCACCCAGGAGGAGCGGCCTCGGCCGAAGAGGATGCTGGAGACGAGAGCGACGCTTCGGCCTGGCCGCGGGGCTGTTAGCGCTGgttgctgccgctgccgcttgCCTTCCACTTGTGAGGTTCAGCCAGCAGTCCGCTTCTCCTCTCTGCCTGCCCTTCGCCGGGGCCGAGAGTCCGGCCCTGAGCGTCACGGTTATCCTGGTGCTGCTGAATGCACTGGCTTACCTGTTCACGGCAGCTGTATACACTCAGCTGTACTGCCATCTCGGAAGGGTGGAGCTGGTTGACCCGGAGCAGACGGGTGCCCTCCGCCATGTAGCTTGGCTCATCTTCaccaactgcatttttttttgccccgtGGCTGCTTTTTCcttcgcccccctcctaacgggGTCCACCGCTGGAGGCCCCGAGATCGCCAAGTCCGTCACTCTCATTTTCTTCCCCCTGCCAGCTTGCCTCAACCCAGTTCTCTATGTTTTCTTTAGCCCAGCTTTCAGGGAGGACTGGCTGAGGTTACGCAGCTGTGGACAATTGAGCAGGGAGACAAAACAAACGGGAGGCGAAAATCACAGAGACGATGGAGGCGAAGACTCCGAGCTCACGGGTGGCGGCTCCTCCGCTCAATTAAACTTTGACTGTGGCGTTTACTCTCAACTTTGCGGGGAGATGGTTGTGTGTGAAGAGTGTGAGGCAACGCTGCATACCAAGACCTGCTCTTCCTGCTCATCCTCCACCGTCTGCAGACACTTGGTGAAGTCTCACAGCTGTCCCACCCTCTTGACAGGCGTAAGCACATGCCAGCGCGCTGAGGGATTCTGGGCAGAGAGCGGTACGCCGTCCGCTCAGTCCGAGTATGCGGACGAAGGGGACTCGTTTGTATCTGACAGCTCAGACCAAGTTCAGGCATGCGGCAGAGCCTGCTTCTGCCAGAGCAGAGGCCTCCCTCTAGTACACTACTCATACAGCATACCTAGAGTCAAAGACTAAGGCGCACCGTCTGCATTGTCTGCGCAAAGATCTATGTGACATTAGTTCACCAGGGGACAAAAACATTTGCCTTGGTCAAAGATCACAACAAGCACTTAGGTCTGTTTTTATTGTGTGAACAGACGCAAGCACTCATTTAAAGGGAACTCTGAATTTGGTGTATGTGGAAGAAAGAACTCTCAAAAGCTGGCCGATGGACATTGAGGAAGACATCTCGCCACCTGTGCCTGCTTCTTGTGTTTGACGAGGCTACTTTGTGCGCTCCTAAGCTTTTGAATTATTCTCAACCCTGTCAAATGTTAAAGCGCCTCTGCAGCCAATGATCATTTTATACTGccatcttattttattttattttttacatacaTAAGTGTAGCCAACAGGTTTGTGAATGTGTAAGTCTGGTGGTCTCCACCTCAAAGGTGAAATTGACGGAATTGTGTGATAATGGTTTGAGAGGTTGTCAGTCTCCTCTTAACACTTGCTTGTATTAAGTCACCAAGACTAAGAATGTGATCAAGTAGCAGATATCACTGTTTTGAGCAACAGCTCTCCCCTTGCCTGTTTTGAGTGCTGAACTTATTTATTGTTTGAGTGGCAGCAATGTTTGGATGGAGGTTGTGTCATTTGTTGGAACGATAACCTTGTTCAGTAACTAATAACCAGCTTTTTTTCAGGTTCTTGCAAATAGtgtatttttaaaatacattacCGGTACATGTAAATAAGGTCTTGTTTGCTCATCGGACACTTCCAAATGCCGTGTCCGTACTGAAGACCCTGGGTCGTCATGCCATAGATTATAATCAAACGCCACTCATGCTGATGTTTTCAAGATAAGAACAGGTTGCTTTAATGCGGGATCTTTCGTTGCTTTGCTGACCAATGggcacttttattttgaaactagTCGGCACTAACAAGACAGTTTTAGTGAAGTTAAATGTAATTGCGTTGCACGAAGTCTAAAATTAGCAGAGATAATATATTGTCAGATAAGGCTCTTCAAATCTACTCCAGTGTATCAGCAACATCATTATACTGTAGGACGTtatctttttttcccaaaatcTGTCTTGTCTCTTACTGTACCGAACAACATTTCTCCAGTGTTCTGCATATTATTCTCATTGCCAAGCATCTTCAAATGTGACTGTGTGAGAGGGCAAAGTGGTTCCACCCTTGGAGCATGTATCGACAAGTGCTCAGGAATGTAGCCAATGGAACGTTGTCTTCACCATCAAGACAATCTTGTGTCC
This genomic window from Syngnathus scovelli strain Florida chromosome 4, RoL_Ssco_1.2, whole genome shotgun sequence contains:
- the lgr4 gene encoding leucine-rich repeat-containing G-protein coupled receptor 4, which encodes MPLGLLWICLWCFLRPGATGQGQSTPAVCSPSCSCDEDGGADCSGRGLITVPSGLSAFTYYLDLSMNNITELPANVFKNFPYLEELRLAGNDLSFIHPEALSGLHQLKVLMLQNNQLKTVPSAALKSLHFLQSLRLDANHITTVPDDSFKDLQQLRHLWLDDNNLTEVPVGSLRHQANLQALTLALNRISYIPDNAFANLTSLVVLHLHNNRITEIGNNCFTGLVNLETLDLNFNNLIVFPEAIEDLPKLKELGFHSNDIASIPERAFHNNPLLRTIHFYDNPLSFVGASAFQNLSDLHSLVLRGAGMMHDFPILTWTNNIESLTLSGTKISSVPADLCDDLKLLRTLDLSYNEIKELPSFQGCVQLQEISLQHNQIEQIGREHFQGLTVLRLLDLSRNKIQFIHADAFLTLAALTNLDLSMNYLTMLPTTGLSTLSQLKLSGNPQMKNVLTVNQLPKLRSISVPYAYQCCAFVGCDSVTRSCEESDVKRSAGEEAVERISMLMHCSPSPGAFKPCQHLLGNWMIRLTVWFICLVSLFFNSLVLVATFSPTHCNLGHSHWWAPSIPPARLLMGLLALANLLTSLYVGVLTVVDAATWGSFAEFGVWWEMGPGCHFAGILAVFSSEWAVLLLLLAAVERSVAVRDILSKVMSPRRSGLGRRGCWRRERRFGLAAGLLALVAAAAACLPLVRFSQQSASPLCLPFAGAESPALSVTVILVLLNALAYLFTAAVYTQLYCHLGRVELVDPEQTGALRHVAWLIFTNCIFFCPVAAFSFAPLLTGSTAGGPEIAKSVTLIFFPLPACLNPVLYVFFSPAFREDWLRLRSCGQLSRETKQTGGENHRDDGGEDSELTGGGSSAQLNFDCGVYSQLCGEMVVCEECEATLHTKTCSSCSSSTVCRHLVKSHSCPTLLTGVSTCQRAEGFWAESGTPSAQSEYADEGDSFVSDSSDQVQACGRACFCQSRGLPLVHYSYSIPRVKD